A stretch of Kwoniella dendrophila CBS 6074 chromosome 2, complete sequence DNA encodes these proteins:
- a CDS encoding hydroxymethylglutaryl-CoA reductase (NADPH) has product MLRSTLVSLSSLASTAPIEVITTCFILVTLVYFQILHAIKGSEFFNIPSALPPPKPVHLIRLSHPLQTHVDHSGNGLPSTSSRLVNGYNVAIPFSGEDWQPISVGDFREILESNAVEGGYIFDGKLGGNKNGEKASVVLMKQLVITREEEDDNSNNLDQWQNWLINDFGIEFGGSKYTYKDLSFDTSIKPILTPHPLHSSQSVLTLFLQAPTPYTPTLPYLNGLSKLPPFTPTNSNSTFRILSSALSSGWGFLPTFDGAGLFSNFGDGLNQSERENEDALYGLRNVRWLAYAVRALGMRFWQLAKNADSADIFVVLLGYVLMHGVFVHLFIGMRNIGSSFWLPVATLVSSTFAFLVALLAAYLLNVPVDPICLSEALPFLVITVGFDKPFLLAKAVLQNPDIAPVPTSPEMSPVDDVIDETGLGLDLGTLHKELAPLERLQRLAEGKVRWAAPVAAKKIVVDAVRRSGVRIVRDYAIEIAVLSVGAASGIGGFREFCYLAALILAVDCVFLFSFYVAILSVMVEVHRIKLIRGNKRAKQLRRNSSHASLNAASVSPSPTNKSFASKEDDGQPKNPMVRLKLLLIVSFLTLHILNLCTTLTETTALKRHSTHSVPKTSPRAIIDPRSPALSPMLQALYENQPAETDMAVQIIPATNIVMSSDDYTPSRLATIDQFMSEWTQLVGDPVLSKWIVVTLGISVLLNGYLIKGIASNSMGGKGPVAAAAQILVGVFESAEKSDRERKAASKSATPRGKVSGNHVNTLANKDGEKTPKGDAKANGQLGQVMVPESPKVPIISEPSPPLPKSDSSTSLRSMNFGRRSLEECIDIYAGGVGSNNLSDEEIILLVEKGKIAPYALEKVLKNLERAVRVRRAVISRSSVTRTLETSLLPMADYDYKQIIGACCENVVGYMPLPVGIAGPLNVDGELLHIPMATTEGTLVASTSRGCKALNSGGGVTTVLTHDAMTRGPAIDFPSITLACDARLWIDSKEGFTILKSAFDSTSRFARLQTLECALAGRTLYVRFATQTGDAMGMNMISKGVEKALEVLRERYPEMHVLALSGNYCTDKKPAAINWIEGRGKSVVAEAVVPGHIVKSVLKTTVKDLCNLNIKKNLIGSAMAGSIGGFNAHAANILTAMYLACGQDPAQNVESSNCMTLMEPVNDGADLLITCSMPSIEVGTVGGGTILSPQRAMLEMLGVAGAHSTTPGTNAQRLARIICAAVMAGELSLMSALAAGHLIQAHMKHNRSAPVTPGAVTPFGGMTPLRESNLINGPPPPPIPNRGLSPVTATRQTF; this is encoded by the exons ATGCTTCGATCTACTTTGGTCTCACTCTCTTCATTGGCTTCTACAGCTCCTATAGAAGTCATAACGACATGCTTCATCCTAGTCACACTTGTGTATTTCCAAATATTACATGCTATCAAAGGATCAGAATTCTTCAATATACCTTCAGCATTACCACCGCCAAAACCCGTACATCTAATTAGACTTTCACATCCATTACAAACACATGTAGATCATTCTGGAAATGGGTTACCTAGTACGAGCTCAAGGTTAGTTAATGGTTATAACGTAGCTATACCATTTAGTGGAGAAGATTGGCAACCAATTTCAGTTGGCGATTTTAGAGAAATTTTAGAATCAAATGCAGTTGAAGGTGGATACATATTTGATGGAAAATTAGGTGGaaataaaaatggtgaaaaagcttCTGTAGTTTTAATGAAACAATTAGTCATcacaagagaagaagaagatgataattcaaACAACTTGGATCAATGGCAAAATTGGTTAAtaaatgattttggtatagAATTTGGTGGATcgaaatatacatataaagatttatcttttgatactTCAATTAAACCTATTTTAACACCACATCCATTACATTCAAGTCAATCTGTTTTAACATTATTTTTACAAGCTCCAACACCTTATacaccaactttaccttATTTAAATGGTTTAAGtaaattaccaccttttactcctacaaattcaaattcaacttttagaatattatcatcagctttaagTTCAGGTTGGGGTTTTTTACCTACTTTTGATGGTGCAGGTTTATTTTCAAATTTCGGTGATGGTTTGAATCaaagtgaaagagaaaatgaagatgctttatATGGTTTAAGAAATGTTAGATGGTTAGCTTATGCTGTCAGAGCGTTAGGTATGCGATTCTGGCAATTGGCCAAG AACGCCGattcagctgatatcttTGTCGTCCTACTTGGTTACGTCTTGATGCATGGTGTTTTCGTCCACTTGTTCATCGGTATGAGAAACATTGGAAGTTCTTTCTGGCTTC CTGTGGCCACCTTGGTATCTTCAACATTCGCATTCCTTGTAGCTCTATTGGCGGCATATCTACTCAATGTGCCAGTCGATCCAATCTGTTTATCAGAAGCATTACCTTTCTTAGTAATTACAGTTGGTTTCGATAAACCTTTCTTACTTGCTAAAGCTGTTTTACAAAATCCTGATATTGCACCTGTaccaacttcacctgaaaTGTCACCTGTAgatgatgttattgatgaaaCTGGTTTAGGTCTTGATCTTGGTACTTTACATAAAGAACTTGCTCCTTTAGAAAGATTACaaagattagctgaaggtaaagtcaGATGGGCTGCTCCAGTAGCAGCAAAGAAAATTGTTGTAGATGCTGTTAGAAGATCAGGTGTTAGAATCGTTAGAGATTACGCTATTGAAATTGCTGTTTTGAGTGTAGGTGCTGCAAGTGGAATTGGCGGTTTCAGAGAATTCTGTTATCTTG CTGCTCTTATATTGGCTGTCGACTGtgttttccttttctccTTCTATGTCGCTATCCTCAGTGTCATGGTTGAGGTTCACCGAATTAAGCTCATTCGAGGCAACAAACGGGCCAAACAACTTCGACGAAACTCCAGTCATGCTTCTCTTAACGCCGCTTCTGTTTCTCCTTCACCCACAAATAAGTCTTTTGCATCAAAAGAGGACGATGGTCAACCTAAAAATCCTATGGTCCGACTCAAATTACTCCTCATCGTCTCATTCCTTACTCTCCACATTCTCAATCTTTGTACTACTCTCACAGAAACTACAGCTTTGAAACGACATTCCACCCACTCTGTACCTAAAACTTCGCCGCGTGCGATAATCGATCCTCGAAGTCCGGCTTTGTCACCAATGTTACAAGCATTATACGAAAACCAACCTGCGGAAACCGATATGGCTGTACAGATAATACCAGCTACCAATATCGTCATGTCAAGCGATGATTACACCCCCTCACGGTTGGCTActattgatcaattcatGAGCGAGTGGACACAGCTTGTTGGGGATCCAGTCTTGAGTAAATGGATTGTTGTCACTCTTGGTATCAGTGTTCTATTGAATGGTTACCTTATCAAGGGTATTGCATCTAATTCTATGGGTGGCAAAGGTCCTGTTGCTGCTGCAGCTCAAATTCTTGTTGGTGTTTTtgaatcagctgaaaaaagtgatagagaaagaaaagccGCCAGTAAATCTGCTACACCTAGAGGGAAAGTTTCTGGAAATCACGTCAATACATTGGCGAATAAAGATGGTGAGAAGACGCCTAAAGGCGATGCCAAAGCCAATGGTCAGCTTGGTCAAGTCATGGTACCCGAATCACCAAAAGTTCCCATCATATCCGAACCGTCGCCACCTCTACCCAAATCAGATTCTAGTACCTCTCTTAGATCCATGAACTTTGGTCGAAGATCTCTTGAAGAATGTATTGATATTTATGCAGGTGGTGTTGGATCAAACAATCTTTCCGATGAAGAAATTATATTGttagttgaaaaaggtaaaattgctCCTTACGCTTTGGAAAAGGTTCTAAAGAATCTTGAACGAGCTGTTAGAGTCAGAAGAGCTGTTATCTCCAGATCATCCGTCACTCGAACTTTGGAAACCTCCCTTTTACCTATGGCCGATTACGATTACAAGCAAATAATTGGAGCTTGTTGTGAAAACGTTGTTGGATATATGCCTTTACCCGTTGGTATTGCTGGTCCTCTcaatgttgatggtgaattacTTCATATTCCAATGGCTACAACTGAAGGTACATTAGTTgcatcaacttcaagagGATGTAAAGCATTAAACTCTGGTGGTGGAGTAACAACAGTTTTGACACATGATGCTATGACTAGAGGTCCCGCAATTGATTTCCCTTCAATCACATTAGCATGTGATGCCAGATTGTGGATAGATTCCAAAGAAGGATTTACTATTCTGAAAAGCGCATTTGATTCAACGTCAAGATTTGCAAGATTACAAACATTAGAATGTGCTTTAGCAGGTAGAACATTGTATGTTAGATTCGCCACTCAAACTGGTGATGCAATGGGAATGAACATGATTTCAAAAGGTGTTGAAAAAGCATTAGAAGTTTTAAGAGAAAGATATCCTGAAATGCACGTTTTAGCTCTATCTGGTAATTATTGTACAGATAAGAAACCTGCTGCAATTAATTGGATTGAAGGTAGAGGTAAATCTGTTGTTGCAGAAGCTGTTGTTCCAGGACATATAGTGAAATCTGTGCTAAAAACCACAGTCAAAGATTTATGTAATTTAAACATCAAGAAAAATTTAATTGGTTCTGCTATGGCAGGTAGTATTGGTGGGTTCAATGCTCATGCTGCTAATATTTTAACT GCTATGTACCTCGCTTGCGGACAAGATCCAGCTCAAAATGTCGAATCTTCCAATTGTATGACATTAATGGAACC TGTCAATGATGGAGCCGATTTATTGATAACGTGTTCAATGCCTTCAATCGAAGTAGGAACAGTTGGTGGTGGAACAATTCTATCACCTCAACGAGCAATGTTAGAAATGTTAGGTGTAGCAGGAGCACATTCAACAACACCTGGAACTAATGCTCAAAGATTAGCAAGAATTATCTGTGCAGCAGTCATGGCTGGAGAATTATCTTTAATGTCTGCTTTAGCTGCAGGACATTTGATTCAAGCACATATGAAACATAATAGATCTGCACCCGTAACACCAGGTGCTGTTACTCCCTTTGGAGGTATGACTCCTTTAAGAGAATCTAATTTGATTAATGgtcctcctcctccaccaataCCTAATAGAGGTTTGTCCCCTGTTACTGCAACAAGGCAAACTTTTTAG